GCAGTATCTTGCTGCTATGATCCCCAGTGGTATAATTATGCACCACGCGAACATATTGAGCAGTCCATGGCTTGTCTTCAGTGGTGAAGATGTCGCCCCACCAGAAGTTTGCCCTGCAAAACCATATCAAAATGGCAAGTGATTGTCTGAggttttcatcttcattttttgttcgcAGTTATAAAGTGCATCAAACAGACTGCATGCTTCGTTGAATCAATACTTTTCCAGAATTCAACAGTGATTGGTTTCAGAGTTTTACACTATTGAAGAGGTAACTATAGCTAAGGTAGGCTTCCAACCTTAAAGTGGTAGTTCTGTTAACAGAAGAAATCTTGCTAAGAAGTcgtgaaatgcttgatttgagGAGTGCTAGTACAGTTAAGGTCAATATCTACAAATTGCTCTAATCTATATTGAACATTTTGCCACTTCTGGCTGTACCAAGTTCGTTTCCACCTGATTACTACTGAACTTTTAGTCTTCCCCACAGGGCACAGGGCTATCCACGTATGACCAGAAAACAACCAGTGAGGTTTCTTACACCTAAATTATgttatgccaaaagaaaaaaaaaatcccaaatcAGAATTACAAAGTTTTAAGCACATTTAAACCATACATTTATGTCAATAGGATCACTTACCAGCTCAGCAGTGGTAgaggcatgtgtgggcaattgcccacaccagctggCGCTCATTGCGTAATTTATAAATTGATACCTcattactttttatttattaacATATGGGTAGGTACCCCctcaaagtttaaaatttaaagtattcATGCCTCTTAACTAGAAATTTCTAGGGTTAGGTGACTTACAGACGAGGTATCCAGGCACATTTCTTGGAGTTATGTTAGGAAGTCAAAAATTTTCAGGGCATTAATAGGTAGCTGTTTGGTGTAACCACTTTGACATCACCAGAATAGTTAGGCCAAAGGGTAAGGAGGAGAAATCTTTTGTTGTGCTTGGCTGGGCATGTGGTTTTCTGCAGGAAATTAGAGCTGGTAAAGGCTACAGTTGATTGAGCAGAGTCACATGCTCAACATGTCATGGCTACATCACAGGAAGCAAGTGCTTGGCAGCTatctctattatatatatagatatatattccTTTGAATTAGCACATGGGTCTCCTTTTGTTGTCAAATTTCCATGGCTACCTCCCAAGAAGCAAGAACATGGTCTAATTGGCCAAGCAATAggttttaaacattttctttcttcttcttcttttcaaaaagaaatgggGTTAAACCCCTAGCAGATCTACCTAACTATCAATTATAGTCACataaatcacttttttttttcgaaaacaatatgaaaaaaatgagataaattaactagccgtttgaaactaaaaaaaacatgttttttgaaaaaaaacgttaaaaacgaaaaaatgtgtttttaacaGTTTTTTTTGCGTTGtttcagttttcatttttttcagttttttaatgtcaaacatttttttttattttttattttttatttgttgcaaatctacttatcttttgaagTTTGTggtattagtttctcacttattttatttttatctcatttttagttttttaaatttttaaaaacttatctttttttttctgtttttttcaagctcaccgtattatacttCAGAAAAACCTTACGGTTTAAAACTTCGAAACCTTATTTGTTATTATGCTATCAAACTTAAGATGCTTAACATCAAGTAACATAGTAAAACAAgctgaaatttcaaaaatttctattGCAACGAATTGGTTGGCATGATGTTTACCTTTTCTCAAGCTCCTAATGTAAAGGAAATTAAAGCatgaatttctttctttcctcctttcAAAAAGTCACCCACATTTTTCTTTGAGACACTCTATGAGAACAACGTGCTATGAACTTCATCTCCACTTCACCATTGGAATCTTTGGAGTTGTGCATGTTTCTTGAGCAAGGACAagatcatacatatatatttctcatattttaatacCAACTTTTTCACTATAAGTTTGGTAgatattgaagaagaagaatagaagAGAATAATGTATACTTCATAGTTGTCAACTTCATTAATGGGTGGAGGCCTTGAAGCTTACCTGTTGTGTAGTCAAGGCTAGCGGATGTGTAAGCGACGTGCTCCTGAAGAAGGCTATTGGATGAGGGGATCGCGCCGTCGGGACCCACCGCGTAGATAATCCCTGATAAGGGTGTGTCCACCTTCAACTGGAACGCCAGATAGAGCCTACTTGACTTGGAAACGATGGTCGAGTTGGCTAGGCTCAGGCTTCCTTGGTCCGGCAGGACCTTGTCCGTGCTGTACCCACTCAACATGTATTGCTTGATCACACCGCCGCCGCTTGCCGCTGGCCAGCCTATGATCGCACTCGCACCTCCCATTCTTCTAGTCTTGGAGAAACCCATCCCGACCCAGGCATTCGTGTTCGGCGCCGACAATACAAAGGTCCATAGGCTCGGTCCGGTTTGATTGTACTACATAGGCAAACTCCCAGTTAGATATGGACCGACTCAAAAGTCAAAGTTATTGGTACCTAAAAAGGAGACAGCTTTCACTTTAGGGCCAAGGGGGAAAGGTGAGAGGGTTTCGGCATCTTATTCGTCTGTGCTAGGGTTTTCTCCTTGTCACTGAAACCCTAAAACCCTTTGTATAAGCATATAGAGTTTTAAACGGTTAGGTTTTTCTCGAATATAATAcaacaaacttaaaaaaaaataaaaaactaaaaatgagaaaaaaataaaatgaatggaaaactaataacacaaacatcagaaaataaaaactaaaaagtacatttgcaacaaataaaaaataaaaaataaaaccaaaactgaaaaaagagaaaagtgaaaaaaaaaaacgttaaaaacaatttttttgttttttttttcaaaaaatgtgtttttttgaagttttaaatggtCATTCAATTtctcgcattttttttttgtgtttttatttctaaaaaacGAGTTCTCCGTAAGTATGGACTATAAACCAAACAAACATATTACTCCACCACCAGGCGAATGACAAAGTCTCTTTGCCCCATTCTGTTTTATTCAATTTAGAAACTAAAACTAAATTCAAAAACTGCCTAATAAACATATCAGTATTTATTTAGAAGACCTGACCAAATGGATTCAAAGTTGGATCATGGATCCGATATAATGAATCCGATTGATTCCATAGTTGCAAGATGGCACTGAAGACAAGAGAACTATCACGTTGAGAAAGACATCACGAGTTCAAAACTCACAAAGGCCACACTACTGGTGTAAAGTCAAACTCTGGGTTTATTGCCGGAAACCGGCGTATCGCCGGAGACTGGGCGAACAGCAAGGGACGTAAAACCGCGGGCTGAACGCCAGCTGCGCGTGGTCGGGGAGTGCCTGTCCTCCGTCGACcgaggagaagaaagagaaaaggcgGCCGAAAAGAAGGGATTTTGCTTACTCTGAGAATGAAGTTCTGGCCGCCCCAGACGGAGGCACAGCGGAAGGATGCGAGGTTGTAGGAGGCCAACTCCGAGAGCGCAAGGTTGGAGCTGCACGTCTCCTGTGACTTCACCGACAAGAAGCAGAGCATCAATGGCAGTAAGAATACAAGAttcctcatctctctctctctctgagtcaGAAATGCCAACGGCCCTTAAACGATGAAACTAATGGcgcctctctgtctctctgatCAGAAATGCCGATAGCACTATGGCACAAACTCaaatgcctctctctctctctcgatctaaGATTCTGAAATGTGGGCAGCCCTTAAATGGAGAAACTAAACAGTAAACACCTCTCTCTGTCCCTCCGATCAGAAATCCTGGTAGCTCTAAATGGGAGAAACTCAAGTGCCTCTCTCTCTGGCTGTCTCTCGATCTAAGAACCTCTATCAATGCTACTGTCTCTCGATCTAAGAACCTCTATCAATGCTAATAGCCCTTAAAACTAAACGACTCCCTCCGTCTCTCTGATCAGAAATGCTGATAACTCTAAATGGAACAACCCCAATGcctcccctcttctctctccctccctctctcttcctctgtgTATTGAAAGAATCTGTTTGAATGAGAGAAGATATAGAAGTGGACGGCAATGGAGTCTTTCTCTGAAAGGAAGGAGGGTTTTGTAGGGAAGGCCATGccctctccatatatatatatatatatatatattataacattTTCTATTAGTTGGGGTTGGTTGACGCCACTGTCTCTCTCCTCACATGTTGAGTTTTGCTGCacttcatttgtttcatttatttaacTCCTCTCTTCACTTGCTTTTCAATCTTCCACTACCAGCTTTCAGCTACATGACATCTTCCTCCACAGTTCCCACACCAAataagaataacaaaaacaaaacccacCAACCCTGTCCCTTTATTATTCAGTTCTTCTGTACTAACTGTTCAAAGCTGGAAGATCCTTTGCCCAGACACTGATCTTTGGTCGCCGATCTCTGACTCCTGTCGCTGCAACTCAGGGATTGTTGTGACTTTTGGTGCCTGCTGTTCTTTTTTCTCCCAACTATCAAGATGGTGGGCTTGAAGTTTTTCAAGAATCTCCCATTGTCAATTGGACTTCAAAGTTTATGAATAATAAAGAGATTCACATTGGATTGcaagtcagattcaaatttggaatgAGTCTCACATTTTGACGTTTGACAGCTACCCAAAGCTTTTTTGTAAATGTGACAAAAAGATTTGTGATAAAATTAACGGTTCATCAAACCATTGTCGCATATATATCTTGTATCTGTATTATACGGTAAGAAATTTTTGGGTATAACACACCAAAGCTTTATATTTCAAGAAtatctcagcaaatttttaaaaaatttaaaatatttaataaatcttaaaaattataaaaataataataatatgaaaaagcgcaaaaaaaacaagtataatGAGTGTTGTTTATTTTTATGGAGTTTTATTTAAAAAGGCGCATCTAATTGCCGTTTTTATGGCTTACTTATTTTTTGCAtgttatacatttttttttaaaaaaaacacattttttgtgacaatgcatCAAACTAAAGATCTAGGGTTAGACTTAAATCCACACTTAAAATTCTTATAGGTTGCCTTTGATAACCTTAAATGTTAGACATAAGACTGCATTAAAAAATGTGCTTCTCAAAATCCTCAATTTAAACAAATTAAGGATATCTGTAATCTGGATCTTAAGTCCACGTTGCATATTAAAAGTCACTGATTTAAGATCGAATCAGGGAAGGGTTCCATCTTAAATCTATGAATCTGAAATCCTAAGAATCTCATATCACTATGGATGTCAAATCTGCAGTGAAACAAAAGCACCTTCATGGATTGAAAAAAGTGGCAGATCTAAGATTAGAGGGGGAAAGGGTCTGATGTTAAATCCATAGATCTCAAATCATGTAGACTTTAAATGAAGGGCAATCAAATGCCTTGCTCCTAATATATTTATTCGAATACAGTAAAAAGCAAAATCCATATTCTTTACATCCTTaacaacttttctctttcccttccttctaagctaacaaaagttttcaaatttttttttttaaaaaaaagagatagagaggaagAAACGAGGAAACGAAAGTGACATGAACAATCGCCTCTTCCACGAATTCATCTCAGTTCATTTATTGAATTCGGCTCATGTGAGTCCGCtctatattttatttgtttggtttCTCAATGTGTTGTTCTTGATGCTTTTCATTGACCAACGAGCACGAGCGCACCACATTTGCACATTAACAATTAACAAAATGAGCATCgcctaagaagaagaagaagacaacccaAGTCGCGGCAGGTGAGCCCTCCATCGCCTCTGCTGGCCAAACAATTATTTCATTAAAATAGAAACTAAAGTACGTGTCTCAacgccatctctctctctctctctctctctctctctctctctctctatatatatatatatatatatatatatatatatatatatatatatatatatatatatatatatatatatatatatagagagagagagagagagagagagagaaaaaaaaaaaagagaaccgataaaatgagaatatataacaaaatttgaggccAAGAAGTCCCCTAGGtacaaaaacaaaccgcaaaaacaaaagcaggaAGACGAAATatatgcacagaaaaataagagagagaggaaagacggAGCGACACAGTCACCCAGTCACAGACGGGCAGCGACGCTtcaaccgaatggcaaactggacatACCCTTGCACAAGatgagccacagaatctggcgaAGAGAAAGTGTCCCTGAaaaccctgttgttgcgctcctcccaaatgtaCCAGCAGAAAGAGATGTTAggaattcatgttaaaaagatAGAGAATAAGATATTGGTGGTGGGTAGGATCTTAGGTGGTAGATTCATAAGGACTTATTTTAGTCATTCATCTttggttgaaactaaaaacaaagaaacaaacacatagggtatttattttaattaacaatttttctcaattttttccATCGCAAGATAGATGGACggatgatgaagatgaacttTATGACGTGATCTGTAGGTTCATCTACTCAAATTGAATTaaaatcatttattattattttattatctcgTTATTTGTTCTTTATGTTAGGAACGCGCATTCACATTGAGAAGGGGAAGATGGGCCATGCCGACGAATCGAATCAAATCAAATCCCTAGTCAAAAGGCGCGTGGCCGGCAGACGGATGGCGTCGGCATGCCAGTTGCCAATATCGATATCGGTTCCATATTGCTTGATCCGCATTATATTGAGATCTTGATTtatgaagttttatttttttataaaacgtttttctattatttatataaataaaaaatagaagttaCCTTGATACCATAGTGTTTGAGATATAGATAGGgacaaagccaaaaaaatttagtGAGACgagtcgaattaaagtttctaaattttgacgagagtcaaaatatcatttttcaaaatttttatataaaacaaacaaaattttataaaatttacatgtattttttttttaaaaaaagcttGTGGTAGAGCCACGGCCCATGCAGGCTCTCCTTTAGCTCCGCCCCTGGATATAAAGATGCACTCATGATTGTTGGGATGCttgaaaaatttcttgtttgtaTTATTTACTTGGCGGAATGAAGGAAATCATGTGGCTGTTTGGTTCTCAATTTCGAGGTTTGCAATTTGGCACTTCTCCAACTACTTCTCAAATTGAAAAAGTTTTATCAATCTTCCCATTTTCTTGCCCCCAGACGCATAGTTTAAGCAAGCGGGCTCAGGCAAGTTGATACcataaaaggagaaagaaaggtgTGTGTAAGTTGAAGCAGATTGAGATCTCATCACATGGTATCGACAAACTGTCGACCCAGAGAAGAGAGGGCGGTTTTTGAATCTTTATTTTTAAGTTGAAGCACGTTGAAATCTGATCACATGATACCGATAAAACTCTGGACCCAAAAAGCCGGGAGAAGGAGAGGGGGAGGACTTCGGGCGCATCCGAATCTTCCCATTTCTTGTCACCTCATCAAACTTAACTATTATCAATCTTCCCAATATCTTGTCACCTCatcaacttctctctctctctctctctctctctctcttaaatgcACTTGACTCATTCACCTAATAATCTATTTCTTTAGCACATAACTTGACTTTAGAAAAGTACTTTACACCCAAAAGTCTGTAAGATGAGCATTAAAATCTGTTACATCTCTCAAATTTTAATTGGTACCAGTAGTTTTTTTTCAGGCATAAATTCCAAGATCCATGAGATTTTGCTATATATAAAGTACTACACCCAAGTGGGTCAGGGAACAAAAACCAAAGTCcttactaaaaaattattttgaataaaaatcAACATTGGAACATGTTGATGATTAAAGACTGGTTCAAATTCAACTTGTATTCGTGGAAAACGTTGATTTTTCTACTGTAAAAGTTTCTCTTATTAgttctttaacttttttaagaTTGACCAAACAcagttaaactaaaaaaaaacttaatatatgtttcttgtCAAATTATTCTTAAAATTATCATGTCGCTTCAGCGTATACATATTCTCTTATGTGGTTcaagacctctctctctctctctctctctctctctctctcatgtatatataatgtctgAGTTTGGACGAAGATATCCGTCGGCCTCTGACAACATACAGCCTCATACAAGGTATATTTCATCACATTTACCAAATGCAATGTATCTGGTGCTGTTATCTGATGGAGGtcaagactctctctctctctctctctctctctctctctctatatatatatatatatatatatatatatattatatatttcagaCTTTAACAGCACATCACCCGCTGCAATGCATTGGAAGAATTTCTGCTGTTTCTTTatgcgtgtatatatatatatatatatatatatatatataaaacgaATTGCACTCTAAGCTAGGGTGCTTTCTTCGACGAACGGCGAAAAAGTTGGAAGGAATATCATCGAGGGATGATCACTTAATTGTTAAGGCAGGCAAACTCTTTTTAAAATGGAACTGTTTCCAACCTTTATCCTCTTCTTGAGCAACAACACagtaaataaaaagaagaagaagaaaacaaaagaccTCTACTTAAGCACAAAGCAAGGCTGATCGAATTATTTTCACaaggaaaataaagagagaaattCCCGTCTCTTAGACAAGTACATAATAGAAAGCTTAGACGCAACGCAACTGCATTTCAAAAagtcaaattttatttttatttttttccttgtaaattCTGAATACGGCAAAGTGGTTGTCATGTTCCAAAACATTGAATATATTATCAGATCAGTTCTCTTTGGACGCGCCGGTGCATTTAGTATGGTACAAGATTTTAAAAGCTTCAAATTGGTATGTTTCTTcgttcatatcaatcacatttACCCACCATCAAATCAAGGCTCCCACTCAACTTTGAGTGTAGGTGTCTTCGATGGGGTTGGCGCAATGGTTTGAAGTGAAGCTGTTAGGCGGCTAAACTCCATTTCGGGTGTCAGTTAGAATTGTCAACAGATCGGATATATATCCTTCATCATATCAggtttttcggatattcatatgttcggattcagattcgaataaagaaagtcatatctgaatctcaATCTGAAAACCGATTTTacgatctgaatccaatctgaatctgattttcatatttatatcgaaatccgaattttgaaccagattttgccaattttcaaaatgtaagagcattagacACATGATAAATCCGATCTGAATATGTATCTGAATCCAACCGGATGCCATTTaatgaatccgaatccgatccgatttcttaatcggatattaaatttttttctatatctgatttttcgGATCGGTTCGGTCGGTTgtccgattcaaatcagatatattgacatccctagtgtCAGAGACATCAACTTCCTATGCTACAATAAATGGGTTATCGACATGCAAGTTCAACTGCAGTGAATATGACATTTGAATGTATCGAAAGCAGCGCTTATACCCTAGGGAGAGGTTGGACTCTGCTAAAAGTAAAGTAGTCCAGATTTTGATCTCATTCgcactttttcaaattttacatgATCGTATTCAGATCCAAGTTCTCTTTTAAATGCGGAATTCAGGCCTGACCAGCACAAGATCCTACACATATTTGGATAAAATCGGGACATATCTCTATCAGATCCTGGTCCGAAATGTGACTCACACTTAAATTGCATATGGAATTTGATCAATAAAATGGATGGGCATCATGGGTTTGGATATTTGTGTTTGGCTTTGGATATGAAACTGGATCCGGATTTGGGAGGATACAATATACAGGCCCGATTGTTTGGTTTCAAGCAAATAGTGAAGATGGTCtggttggatctggatctctCAGGAGCCATTTGGCAACCATAATTTTGTCTAGTGAATTAGGGTTGGGCGTCAGGCCGGCCCATAGGGCCCGGGCCAGACAGCcaggcccgggtcggcccgttTAGGCccgataaattaaaaaatatatatttttaatttttttgtttaaataatatttattcttaataaatatattttatatttaaaaaaatgttattttataattaaaaaatatttttttaatttaaataggTGCACTAGACAGTAA
This window of the Nymphaea colorata isolate Beijing-Zhang1983 chromosome 2, ASM883128v2, whole genome shotgun sequence genome carries:
- the LOC116247208 gene encoding cytochrome b561 and DOMON domain-containing protein At3g07570-like, which produces MRNLVFLLPLMLCFLSVKSQETCSSNLALSELASYNLASFRCASVWGGQNFILRYNQTGPSLWTFVLSAPNTNAWVGMGFSKTRRMGGASAIIGWPAASGGGVIKQYMLSGYSTDKVLPDQGSLSLANSTIVSKSSRLYLAFQLKVDTPLSGIIYAVGPDGAIPSSNSLLQEHVAYTSASLDYTTGQTSGGATSSPLKTSHGLLNMFAWCIIIPLGIIAARYCKSCDPAWFYTHLALQITGFALAIAGIVTGISLEDQVGQDVDDHKALGFVVLAMGCLQVTALLARPDKSSKVRKYWNWYHHWVGRIAIAIGIGNTFYGISLGGDGSWNIGLGIAIGVLGLTAMIMEVRKRMRK